A section of the Oncorhynchus tshawytscha isolate Ot180627B linkage group LG09, Otsh_v2.0, whole genome shotgun sequence genome encodes:
- the LOC112257706 gene encoding NF-kappa-B inhibitor alpha isoform X2, which produces MAGIQPRCDSGKPPTRPELHFGLEKHDALCTSTPEDWCDSGLDCLSGAALSLDDPFSNEVSQTWVPGSPPYTTSYPSLDDTDKRPMDCSSPGGEERLDSAIGDSITDETMGSISQGLGTMHLNEPVISDTVDDSGRQASLIPEEERRRREIFNTLNFVSEDGDTALHLALIHEHWAFVQYLLGVIALDRSWVPYLDIQNHLGQTALHLAVIVDQSQFVRGLLWGAASAELQERGGNTPLHLAVRELRQDCVREITSNCQSTDYLHVTNYSGVSALHLAVQRGKEDIISMLIDAGANVNQRDQGSGRSPLHWAVESQSPRLVQLLLQGGANVDQPSYAGHTAVYCALHRPNKEEEFDDVVINGQRVH; this is translated from the exons ATGGCTGGTATTCAGCCCAGGTGCGATTCTGGAAAGCCGCCTACACGGCCTGAACTTCACTTCGGGCTTGAAAAACACGACGCTCTGTGTACTTCTACACCGGAGGATTGGTGCGACAGTGGGCTAGATTGTCTGAGTGGAGCAGCGCTGAGTCTGGATGACCCCTTCAGCAACGAGGTATCCCAAACATGGGTGCCCGGGTCCCCTCCGTACACGACCTCCTACCCATCACTGGATGACACTGACAAGCGCCCCATGGACTGTAGTTCACCGGGGGGTGAAGAGAGGTTGGACTCGGCTATAGGGGACTCAATTACAGATGAGACTATGGGGAGTATATCACAGGGGCTGGGGACCATGCACCTGAATGAACCAGTTATCAGTGACACAGTGGATGACAGTGGGAGGCAAGCATCACTGATCCCAGAGGAGGAAAGACGGAGAAGAGAGATATTCAACACACTGAACTTTGTGTCTGAGGATGGAGACAC GGCTCTTCACTTGGCTCTTATCCACGAGCACTGGGCCTTCGTACAGTACCTTCTGGGGGTGATAGCGCTGGACAGGAGCTGGGTGCCTTACCTGGACATCCAGAACCACTTGGGACAG ACTGCCCTTCACCTGGCTGTCATAGTAGACCAGTCTCAGTTTGTGCGAGGGCTGCTGTGGGGTGCTGCGAGCGCTGAGCtccaggagaggggagggaacacACCGCTGCACTTGGCTGTCAGGGAGCTGAGGCAGGACTGTGTACGAGAGATCACCTCCAACTGCCAGAGCACTGACTACCTGCATGTCACCAACTACTCGG gGGTGAGTGCACTGCATTTGGCAGTACAGAGGGGCAAAGAGGACATAATCAGCATGCTGATTGATGCAGGAGCCAATGTTAACCAGAGG GACCAGGGCTCAGGCCGCTCCCCtttacactgggccgtggagtcCCAGAGCCCCAGGCTGGTGCAGCTACTGCTGCAGGGGGGGGCCAATGTAGACCAGCCCTCCTATGCAGGCCACACGGCCGTCTACTGCGCCCTGCACAGGCCCAACAAGGAG GAAGAGTTTGATGACGTTGTTATCAATGGACAACGAGTGCACTAA
- the LOC112257706 gene encoding NF-kappa-B inhibitor alpha isoform X1: MAGIQPRCDSGKPPTRPELHFGLEKHDALCTSTPEDWCDSGLDCLSGAALSLDDPFSNEVSQTWVPGSPPYTTSYPSLDDTDKRPMDCSSPGGEERLDSAIGDSITDETMGSISQGLGTMHLNEPVISDTVDDSGRQASLIPEEERRRREIFNTLNFVSEDGDTALHLALIHEHWAFVQYLLGVIALDRSWVPYLDIQNHLGQTALHLAVIVDQSQFVRGLLWGAASAELQERGGNTPLHLAVRELRQDCVREITSNCQSTDYLHVTNYSGVSALHLAVQRGKEDIISMLIDAGANVNQRDQGSGRSPLHWAVESQSPRLVQLLLQGGANVDQPSYAGHTAVYCALHRPNKEVQALLKARGASDTQVRDEEDEEAEERESEDEEFDDVVINGQRVH; the protein is encoded by the exons ATGGCTGGTATTCAGCCCAGGTGCGATTCTGGAAAGCCGCCTACACGGCCTGAACTTCACTTCGGGCTTGAAAAACACGACGCTCTGTGTACTTCTACACCGGAGGATTGGTGCGACAGTGGGCTAGATTGTCTGAGTGGAGCAGCGCTGAGTCTGGATGACCCCTTCAGCAACGAGGTATCCCAAACATGGGTGCCCGGGTCCCCTCCGTACACGACCTCCTACCCATCACTGGATGACACTGACAAGCGCCCCATGGACTGTAGTTCACCGGGGGGTGAAGAGAGGTTGGACTCGGCTATAGGGGACTCAATTACAGATGAGACTATGGGGAGTATATCACAGGGGCTGGGGACCATGCACCTGAATGAACCAGTTATCAGTGACACAGTGGATGACAGTGGGAGGCAAGCATCACTGATCCCAGAGGAGGAAAGACGGAGAAGAGAGATATTCAACACACTGAACTTTGTGTCTGAGGATGGAGACAC GGCTCTTCACTTGGCTCTTATCCACGAGCACTGGGCCTTCGTACAGTACCTTCTGGGGGTGATAGCGCTGGACAGGAGCTGGGTGCCTTACCTGGACATCCAGAACCACTTGGGACAG ACTGCCCTTCACCTGGCTGTCATAGTAGACCAGTCTCAGTTTGTGCGAGGGCTGCTGTGGGGTGCTGCGAGCGCTGAGCtccaggagaggggagggaacacACCGCTGCACTTGGCTGTCAGGGAGCTGAGGCAGGACTGTGTACGAGAGATCACCTCCAACTGCCAGAGCACTGACTACCTGCATGTCACCAACTACTCGG gGGTGAGTGCACTGCATTTGGCAGTACAGAGGGGCAAAGAGGACATAATCAGCATGCTGATTGATGCAGGAGCCAATGTTAACCAGAGG GACCAGGGCTCAGGCCGCTCCCCtttacactgggccgtggagtcCCAGAGCCCCAGGCTGGTGCAGCTACTGCTGCAGGGGGGGGCCAATGTAGACCAGCCCTCCTATGCAGGCCACACGGCCGTCTACTGCGCCCTGCACAGGCCCAACAAGGAGGTACAGGCCCTGCTCAAGGCTAGAGGGGCCTCTGACACACAGGTCCGGGATGAAGAGGAtgaggaagcagaggagagggagagcgaagaT GAAGAGTTTGATGACGTTGTTATCAATGGACAACGAGTGCACTAA